CCACTAGAAACTCAGAAACACCGTTTCCGGGGCTTTCCGGTAGTAACTTGGTAAGCAGCATGGCCTCTGCTGGTGTGAGGGTTTGGATTTATTTAGGCAGCAGTTACTGAATCAAGCACTGTGTTTTGAGTAAAAAATCTGAAATTACTGCAGTTCAGTGCTGTCCAACATAAGACTGTTTAAATTTTAACTTAAGCACGATGAAAACCCAGCTCCTGAGTCCTGGGAGTGTCAGTGGCCCCCACACTGGGCAGCACAGAACCAGGCCCCGTCCTCACAAACGTCCTGCGGGCGGCGCAGCCCTAGTTCTGACCCGCCCGAACCCTCGCTCCCGTTTCCTGCACAATACACAGCTGTTCAGTCGTGAGTCGTGACATGACCCAGAGCACATGCTGAAGGCTGAACGAGCTCAGAGAAACAGCGTTTAACACCCGCTCCTCCTACTCAAGACAGGACCAAAATCCCAAAGGCTTCCAAGCAAGTTACACAGGGCAGCCCCCACACACCTGTAAACACACAGAGGACCCTAGAAGCTCTGGGAAAACAGGATGCTTAAACCTAGAGGACAAAAGACTCCGGgcactatttaaatttttaaaagcagaaaagtttGTTTGGGGTCAAAGGGAGAAAGCGTTTCCCGGCCTCGGTGGGTCTGCCCAGCTGAGCCCGCGGCCCGCCCAGCGCTCTGCAGCCGTCTCTCCAACACAAAGGCTCTGGCCTGAGAGGGAACGCTGCCACTATCCGGCTGGCAACAAGAACCACCTAACTTTTGGTTTcgatttctccagagaagagggaggaacgAAACCAGTGGCCTTCCTAACGCCCCCATGTGACAAGTCACCCCACGAGCCTGCTCGCCTTCAAGTGACAGGCCCGGCGAGGGAGCAGGCCCCCCTCCAcagtgggaaactgaggctcagaagtcaGGACCGTCGAGGAAGCCAGTCACATCCAGACAGGAAAACCAGGCTACCCGAGATGGGGCTAACCCAGTGAGCACAAGGCCTCGCACACGCGTCCCCACgcagccatcaccaccacacAAATGGTCCgatttttcatttccctttaaCTCCTCCACCCTAGTCATTCCTTCAGATTCCCAGGATTCCGGAAATGTTAAGATCATCTGAGATGcctttcaagggcttcccaggtggtgccagtggtaaagaacccgcccaccaatgcaggagataaaagagacaccaggttcaatccctgggttggaaagatcccctgcaggagagcagagcaattcactccagtattcttgcctgaagaatgccatggacagaggagcctggcgggccacagtccatggggttataaagagtcagacacaactgacagcGTccgagcaagcaagcaagcaatgtCAGTGCGATGGTATTTCTAGCGAAATCCCTTCCAAACGTGAAAAGATAGAAACTGCCTACAATCCACCTGTTATCACTTAAGAAATTCACTCTGATCTCCAACCACACAGAGCTGAAATGGTTATGCACAGCAGCTGACTTGGGAGTTAAAAGGAGCACAGACCCACAAGAGAAAGACATGGTGCTGATAACCGAAGCCACTCCCCGCCGAGGGGAACCTCAGCGCCGTCCACCTGTGAGTGCGGAGAAGGACAAACCTCCGTGCAGAACCGCACCAGGCCGACGTGGGTCCAGCCTCCGCGCCTCCTCCCCACAGCAAAGGGAGTCCAGGCCTCGGAAGCCCAGGTCACAGGACACCCACCGGGCACCAAGCTTTCTACCTCCTCATGTTAGGTATTAGTTCCATAATAAGACAGACCAGTTAAAAACTAAATGGAGATGCCTTTCTAACACCGAACAGAATTTTTGTTGAACGTTCTGTTTTTTACATTCTGGGTTGCAAAGCGTAAACCTGACTTCACCACTTTTCAGGAAGGGAGGCAGATACACTGTGATAGATTTTACTTCATTCTGCACTTAAATAACCTCAGAATTAGCAATCAAATCTTCAGAAATTCTAAGACAAACAGTGGAAGTTATTTTTAGCATTTGGTTTATTTCAACTCTGCAGACTTACCACACCTGCCAgactctctcttcttctctctcacTCATTTGCTCACTCACCCACCAGACACTTACACAGCAGTGGCTAGAGTGTGCCTGGCGCTGGGAATGCAGGCTAGGACACAGCCCACCTTGCCCTGAAAGGACACAGGAGAGCCGGCGCCAGTTCTCAAGAGGGGCAGTAACTCCACAGGAAGGGGGAGAGCCCTGGGGCGGGGCTTCTGAGCAAGGCACCAGtccccaggcctgggctgggtCTTCTGCAAGCACGGAGGGACCTCGGGGTATCCAGAGGTTACCAGGCGAGTCACCGGCCACCCTCCCCTGGCACAGGAAGGGCACCTCCCCTAAGCGAGCCTAGGCAAGACACCTCACACACGGGACTTTTCCATCACTGAGATTTTCGTCTGTCCACGGCACTCACATGAACTCCGCTCAGATGACATGTTTTAAGGACAGTCCACATAACAGAGGCACAGACAGGCACTCAGAGCTATGGCCGCTCTGGCTGCCCGAGTTCAGTGGTGACAAACCAGAGGACAGACAATCTGCCAGAGTCATAGTGATGGGCTAGTGTCCAGTCAAAGGAGACCAGTGCTGGAAAAGAAAAGCGCAGCCCGTGTTCCCAGGCAGACAGGTCTACCTACAAGAAAacacctccccacccctaccccagaaGATCCAGAACCTGCGGCCATAAGGAAATGTTCATGGCTCCTGGGATCACGCTGTATTACTGTGAGCCCTTAACACAGTCCCCTGGTGGGCCTGACCCAACTCCACGAGGCCTTAAAGCAGAAGGCTTTCTGCAGCTGGTAGAGACTGCCAGAGATTCAAAGCCTGGCAGGCCTGAAGACAGAAGGACCAGGAACAAAAGACACGGGTGGTTTAAAGGAGCTGAGAGAGGCCCCAGCTGGCGGCCAGCAAGAAATCagggacctcagtcctacaaccacgAGGGCGAATCACGCCATAACAGGAATGAGCTCGCAGAGGGCTCCTAAGCCCCAGCAGACGATGCAATGGGCAACCCAGGACTTCAGCCCAGCGAGCGCCCGAGTGGAGAAGCCAGCCCCCAGCCCAACCTCCGACCCACAGAGCCTGTGAGACAGTCAGCGAGAGCGGCTGGGAAGCCGGGAGCCCGCGGCTGTTTGTCACACAGCAGCAGTAAGTACACTCGCCTAAGACGTCTCACTTGCAGGGCACTGTGGGCGGGTGTCTCGGGCACCTGTCCCGACTATGGAGcctgcccacctccccttccAAACGCCCGCAGCAGCCTTCTGAGCGGAGGAACCCTGACGGGCCGGCTGGAGCCTTCGAGACAGGCCGGTGGCCGTTCCCAGCAGGCACTGTGGCTTCCAACGACCGGGGGGCTCCCGGGAGGGATTCAGTCAGCCCTCCTCCCACACCCCGTGAGCCGACGTTCTGGCTGCGTCATCACAAACCAGGTTTCTGGACTCGAACATCACAGGTTTCTGTCTGCCTGTTTACTACAACTCTTATTCCACAACCAAAAAAACCAAAGCTTAAACCAGAATGACCTTAACGACGACGGCATTTTTCAAGGATGACTGCTACCTCTCCTTCCATTCGTTATGAACCCACTTAAAACAGGGACcaagattttaaattaaatggCAAACAAAAGCAAAGTCTGACACTTTACTTTGACAAACAAATCTtcaattatgaaattttttttaacttcataacACTGAAGACTTAACTTTTAGGAGCACACGTCCCCACCACACGCTGTGTCTCAGCAGCCGGCCTTGGTGTGGCTTTTCCACCCTACCCTACCCTCCACACAGGAGCAGTCGAGAAGCCTTCTTTACAAAACCAGCTGAGGGCCCCCATCTCACAGGCCCCCTCGCCAGCCGGTGTAACCAgctgcccctcccccctcctccttggCAGCCCCTTCCCTGAGGGCCAGCCCGTCCTGGTTTACCAGGGACCAGGCACCACTCTCCCTGAGCGTCGCAGCCAGCACCCTGAGTGAGATTTCCAATTTCACTCTGCAGACAGACCAGCCGTGGTGCGAGGGGCAGGAACAGCTACGTGACTGGCTCGCAGGTGAGTGTCTCCGTGGGAGCGGATTTCATGAATGGTCCAGGCAGCAGCAAACGCGTGCCCAGCACATCACCCTTGCTGCCCTCCACAACCAAGGGCCTTTGGGGATGAACACCGGAAAAAAACAAGGCCCAGGTGTGCCACCTTTCAAGGCAGATCTCCAAATAGCATTCCTGCGAATCCCAGCACATTCAGAGGACGACATCAGGATGAGACGAAGGCAGGAGAGTGGAGACAGCCCAGGGTCCACGGCAGTTGCGCTGGGCCTTCCCCTGTGCCCTCCCACCGGTCCCCTGAGGACACGCCAGGGGAGGCCACTTGCTGGACCGCGGGCAGGGCCACAGGGGAGAGGCGAGGTCGTGATCTCCTCCAGGCGCTGACTCAGGAGAACAGGGAGGGGAGAACAGGCCGGGGGCAGAATGAACCCAGGCCAAGCCCTGAGGGGACTGGCTGGACAGTCCTATGAATGACACCTGTCTGCGTCTCGTAGGCTCAGGCTGAGTGAATTCTCTTTGGGGGAATAGAAGACCTTTAAACATGAAATCTCAAGGGACCTGTGGGGAGGGTGCTGGGCGACTCCGCACACACGGGCAGGCCTGAGAGGGCAAACTCGGAACTAAGCCTGGGCAGGGCCCAACAGCAAGCCTCGCCAGGCCTCCTCTCTCTTATCCCAGGACCTCCTTCCTGGGGGCCCACAGGGCATCAGGGAGGATGTGAGAGCGGAACCGGGGCCCATACCCTCACCTGCTATGCAGGACTTTTCTTTACCTTGAAACAGGTTTCTGAAGCTGCTGAGGCTGACCCGGGCAAAGTAACAGAGCTCGGCGGGGTCAGAGGCAAGGGCCAGGTCACAGGGGCCCTGAGCCTGTCTGCCGCCTGCCTGCAGCTCCAGGTCAGCAGCCCCAGCAGGGAGCACCCCTCCCACTGCCCACACAGCTTCCCAAAGACTTGAGATTCAACCAAAGAAACAGACTAAGAACTAGAGGCAACGGCAGCTGCAAAAGAAGCATTTGACGACCGCCACGCTGAGTTCTCACCCTCACTCCCATCTGCTTTCACctgctttttcttcatcttcctcGAGGATGAAGACAGGCTGGCCATCTCTCAAGGCAGCCATCAGGCTGAGTTCCCAAGGGCAGAAAGCTCCCCAAGAAAGAAGGGATGGTGCCGGCTGCTACAGGGGCTGCCAGGAAGAGTCCCAGTGGGGTTCCATGGATGCCACTCAAACTCCCGCCACACCAGCAAGTGTGAGCCCTTTCTGGAGGACTGCGGACACCATCCTTCCAGAAATGCTGTCCGGAGACCACACGGGCTGAGCAACTTCTCATCAACAAGAGTCTTGTCTGCTGGGTGGACTAGCGGCTCTCTGATCTCAGTTCCTTCCCTTTCTAAGCCACAAGGAAGAGATCTTCTGGTGGCCTTCCTCATCACTCCAGAGAAGCTGGTGACCAGGAGCAAGTTCCAGACATAGTTCTTTCTCCATACCCAAAGGTGAGTTCCCAGAAGCCCAGCAGGCCCGCAGACATGACTGACCATCGGGgaggcctccctcctccccccacaggCAAACCCACCAGCTGGACCACTGCTGGGGTGCACTCCgcctcctctctgcccttctgAAGCGGCAGGCCACTAGGATTCAGAGCAGGGAACCAGGCGCTGGACACTCGCCCTTCCAGGCACAGAGTGGGCAATCTGAGCAGTCTTCTCCCCTAAGCAGGGATGGAAGAGAGTGGACAGACCCAGGCCCACCCACGGAGACGGTAAAGGAAGGGGAgacaacaaagaggaaaaaacccCACCTATTTAAGGGGCTGAAAGGCAGAGCACCTGGCGGCTTTGGAGCCCACTCTTCAGCTCTGCATCATGCGGAGCTGAGCTCCAACgggctggtgggggtggaggaggcaggCCCCCGACAGCGGGATCGGAGATCCCAGGCTAGGCCCGGAGTGGCAAGCAAGGTGTCAGCTCGGCCTCTAACCTAAGCGGGGCGAGGGAGGTCCGTGGGGTGGGCCCTGACCAAACCTCACTAGAGAGGACGGCAGCCCGAGAGGGTGCCCCCGAGTCAGCGTCACAAGGCTGTGTCCCACGCCGACCCCTCCCCGAGATGCCAGCACAGCACCTGGCAGGTCGTGGGCTCCTTAAGAAAAGCGACAGCAACCCGTGTGCCCAAGCTTACTAGAAACTACAGGCGAGGACACCGCTTGCAGAGCCTGAGCAAGTCCCACAAGAGCATCACACCTGGAGCTCTACAGGTGAAGACCACACACCCTCCTGTTTTCCTAGGGCTCAGACACAGTCAATTCCGGGGAGGAGACAGGCTGGAAACCTACAGCCACCCCCACCACCTCTGCGCAGAAAGTTCCCCGAGTAACAAccggagggagagaggaagaggaggtgggaCTCCTACGTGGAGCTGAAGTACTAGCTCAAActgaaagtcgatcagtcgtgtcagactctttgccactctgtggactatacagtccatggaattctccaggccagaatactggagtgggtagcctttcccttctccagcggatcttcccaacccagggatccaacccaggtctccagtatggtaggcgattctttaccagctgagccaccagggaaactcaagagTACTcaagtgtgtagcctatcccttctccagtggatcttcctgacccagaaatcgaaccagggtctcctgcactgcaggcagattctttaccagctgaaataccagggaagccctagctcaAAAGGCTTCAGGAATTCCTGCAAATAATTTGCTTCCAACCCACACCCGGTGAAACAAGTTGCAGAAAGAGCAGCTATTACTGTGTATCACACATGCTTTAAAGTAGTATCAACTTAGGTTTCACAACACACTTCAGAAGAGAATAAACAGACCGAAGAGATAAACAGTTACTCTCACAAATAACCCCAATACCAAGCAACTGTGGGATTTATAAAACTAATGTTTTACAACCATAACACCCTGAAAGATCCTTAGGTGACCCCCAAATCAGCTCCCAACTGTACAAGAAAGTTTAGAACTTAAATCCTAAaatgctgagggaaaaaaaaaaaacctgcctatGGATACCTTGTTTCCAGGTGCTCAGAAAAGCACAGGGCTGGGTAAGTAGCACTCACACCTGAGACAGCCTCACCTGGGACAgctcccacacacacccccaccttCCTCACAGGTCCTGGCCTCTGTAATTGCTCTTACTGTAAAAGGAACCTCTAATCCCCATTAGGCTGATGTggaaatacttcttttttttccccacagctaAGTCTtggactctttatttttttttccatttatttttattagttgaaggctaattactttacagtgggAATACTTAAAATAGAGATGACACTTCCCGGAGAATAACCAGTTGCTACAAACGTTTTTTACCTTTTCTGAACActactaacattaaaaaaaaaactgcagatgACGCTATCTGGCAATTTTGGCACAAAATTAAACCACaatatgcaagccccttcaccagaAAGTCGTTTCTAAATTCGTTGTTGGTTAAACTGTATCGTTACCGAAAAAAATCTAGTCCTGTTCTAAATGGATTTCCGCGGGGGGTAAAAAAGTTAACATTTAACCAACATTTGCCTTCAACTCGATTCAAGTTCCCGACAATACTAAAAAGCCTCTGCAAGTTAACATAAAACACCCCTCTGCATCCCATTTGACAAAAGGTTCCTAACCTGGCGGGGCTGGGGTTGGAGGGTGGGGTATATTGGAAAGTATGCGACCTCCTTTCCAGTTTGTTTGCTAAGTggcttcaatcgtgtccgactctttgcgaccccatggactatagcccgccaagctcctctgtccagcaagaatactgtagtggattgctgtttccttctcccccTTTCCAGTTTAGCCAGcgagaaaagaaaaacacctgcACGCGCAGAACGCAGCGGACCCTTTCCTGCACCGTTAGTTCTAGAATCTCGACACACCGCCCGTTTATACTTtgaatatgaaaataagaaaCTAAAAAGGCTCCTCGTAGAGTCGGACGTCAGCCTCCGACACCCACCTTCCAAACGACGTGGGAGCCCCGGGTGGGGACGTTCGATCGCCCAAGGCGCAGCCCCGGGAGACCCCTCGCGGCCGAggctgcccccccccacccccgccccggcgCCCCGCCGCGCGCACTCACCCCTGGATGCCCGGGCTGTACGCGCGGCTCTTCCACGGCGTGCCGGGCCGCGGCGCCTGGGGCCCGGGGCCGCCCCCTCCGCTGAGAGCGGCGGCGCGGCTGCCGGACAGCAGATAGTTGAGGCCGTACGTGCTGGCCTTGTTCTCGCGTTTCCGGCGGCCCGGGTGGAACTGGTGCTGCGGCGGCGGGGAGCCGGCGGGCGCGGGCCCGCGTGGCCCGGCGTGCCCGTTGGGGGCGCTCGGGGGGCCGTCCGCGAAGTGGAAGAAggcgccgccgcggccgccgcccgcCCGGCCGAGCGACGCGCTGCTGGAGGACGAGGAGGAGCAGCCGGGGCTCTCGGTGCCCGACTCGGCGTTGGACGAGGAGGACGACGACGAGGACGACGAGGACGAGGACGACAGCGACGGCGATTTGTGCAGACGCCGGGCACCCTCGGCCGCGGGCCCGAGCGCCGTCAGCAGCGCGGGGGGCAGTGCGGCCGTGCCGGGTATGGGCGGcggtgggggcggcgggggcgacGCGGCGGGCAGCGCTGGCCCCCccaggccgccgccgccgcccggcccGGCCGCCCCCGTCCCCGCCGCGGCCGCGGCCGCCGTGTCCAGCGCCGGCGAGTTGAGGCAGAAGTAGGGCGCGAAGCCCGAGCCGCCGCCGCGGCCCACGCCCTGCGAGGTCTCCCAGATCTGCATCCACAGGGCATTGGCCGGCCCCTTCTGCTCCGGCTGGATCCAGGCCACGCGCGGATCCATCCACGCGCCCGCCCCGCGGGCCCGcgcgcccgcccgccccgcccccgggccgcgccgcgccgcgcacGGACGGACGGACGGACGGGGGGACGGACGCACGGGCGGGCGGGCCTGCGCCGCGCTTCGGGCCGgctcgcggcggcggcggctcccgTCGGGGTCCCGGCTCGCGGCGGCGGTCTCTGAGGAGAGGGGGAGCGCCCCGGGCAGGCGGCGGCGGTGCTGCTAAGGCCTGTCAGGCTCCCTTCAGGCGGCGCgggggccgcggcggcggcggcgttcCACACGGGCTGGCGGCGGAGGCCATCGGAGGGGGGCGGGCCCAGGCGCCGCGCGGCCCGGGACCCGCGGGAGGGCGGCCGCCGCCGCGAGCCGAGCCCTCAGGCGAGCTCGCGCCGCTAGCTCCGCGTCCCTGCCAGCAGCAccggcggcggcggaggcggcggcgaAAAGACACGCTCGGCGGCGACGGGGCGCGGGGGAAGGAGggggcgccgccgccgcctccgctccaatgaggggcggggagggagccgggtggggggcgggggcgggcgggcgggcaggaAGCGCGGCCTCCCGTGCCCGGGCCCGGACGCCAGTGCGCACGCGCGGCCGATTTCAAATCCTCACTAGACACCGCCGCCTGGGTTACCGCGCCTGCGCGCTGGCGTTCCCTTCCATCTGTGGAGAGGGAGTGGGGCGAGAGAAGGAGATAGGGGCGGGGCACCGCGTCGGAAGGATACGCGACGGGGGAGGGGCTGGAAAGAGGGGGGCGCCGGCTTCGTGGGCCTTTCTAGACCAGACTGGGGCTGCGGCGGGGGGCGATGCACCGCCCTCGGCCCCGTCTGCATCCGCCGGCCGCACCTCCCTCCACCACGCGCAGGCCGAGGCGTGGAGACATGCGTGTTGGGTGCCCGGCGGCCTTCAGGCCGCGCAGCGCATGCGCAGGAGCCCGAGTCCGGTGCCGCCCGTGGGGGACGTTTCCGCGTCCTCGCCCTCAGTAGGCCAGCCCGCCGGCCATACGTAGGGAGCTGACCGGCCTCTCGGCGGGGCGGTCGCTGCACCAGGGGCAGAACAGAGATGCCCCAAAGACCCCCTCGCGTCCATCAGGGTCCCGCGGGCGGCCGGTCACGCTGCGGTCACTGGTGTCGGCGCCGCCCACGTGCTCGCCGGCGTCCTTCTGTGGAGCCGGTCCCACAccctgcggggggtgggggggggacccTCGTCTGCTGGTTTCctcacaggcttttttttttaatttttaatattataattaaatacATCTAGATTctccccgcgccccccccccaaattttaGGAGACATAAAAAGAGCTACATAGTAATAAATCATAGCAAAAGTAATGAAGCATGAATCTCATAACAACGCAAACAATGCTATGGACTGCCGGGGTGGGCTAAGGCCAGCGTCCCTGTGAGGTAGGCATTGTTATCCTCATTTCGTTATCCTCATTTCGTAGTTGAAGAGATAAATGTTAAGTCGTTTCTCACCCTCACAGAAGCCTTAGGTGTTAACATTGAATTTCTGTTGTGACTGTAACGCCTAAAGCGCATACCCGTGGTGCTAAGCCTTCTCTGAATTCAAAAACTCATACGAGTTGTAGGTTTTTCATACCCCATCTTACTAACCAGGAATCGTTTTGAATATTCACAGCTTCTCTCTTCCACTCTGTTTCCAAAGAAAGATACACAACCCGTCTCACAggcttattttgtttgtttgtttgccgttgttatgcttttaaaaatgattttctgtGGGGAAAGAGAAAGCTTAAGCTTGCAGCTTAGCTCCCTTGTGCGATTTCCCGAGGCCGGCCCGGCGGCGCTGCCCATCAGGGAAGCAGGCCGCGGTGGCCTGGGATTTCCAAGCTGGGCCGGGGTCCGCAGGCTTCATCAGCGACTCGCCCAGCCGTCTGCCCTGTGCGTTCCCGTGTCCACAGGGTGCTCTGAGCCCGGCGCTCTGACGCTGGCGGTGTTTGGCACACACCGCTGACCACACACGTTCGGTGAGGTCCAGAGCGAGTCTGCTTGTGCCAGGGGAGCTAAAACTGCCTGCCGGACCCGGCGGCCCCACCCGGCCTGGCCCGACCCGGGGAGGGCGTTCCTGGGCCAGGCGACTTCACTGGCCGAGCCAGGGCCCTAAGGCTGTTCGCCTCCTTCAACCCCGCAGCCTGGACGCCTTTCCCGTCAAACCTGTCGGAACAAAGCAGATTTTAAATGG
The sequence above is a segment of the Cervus elaphus chromosome 25, mCerEla1.1, whole genome shotgun sequence genome. Coding sequences within it:
- the LOC122683667 gene encoding testis-specific gene A8 protein-like, with product MLEIYIRWHLWFSFDRMRSPTGDVDHARPDPNLPPDPSSCSFPPLLVLGRGVGPAPQKDAGEHVGGADTSDRSVTGRPRDPDGREGVFGASLFCPWCSDRPAERPAAGHPTRMSPRLGLRVVEGDGRERQRAGAVTQAAVSSEDLKSAAPEAAAAPPPSPAPRRRRACLFAAASAAAGAAGRDAELAARARLRARLAAAAALPRVPGRAAPGPAPLRWPPPPARVERRRRRGPRAA